The Megalops cyprinoides isolate fMegCyp1 chromosome 19, fMegCyp1.pri, whole genome shotgun sequence genome has a window encoding:
- the LOC118794582 gene encoding uncharacterized protein LOC118794582 — translation MKYVILLFFVGFVLLMSEAHLNGPSVNCFNDYKTTMICDFTSNKPLNCSGYSLDILSGLQEHFTCVFVNTERDSNKLFKCGCTVEMLEFVSGDKYSASLLKEGKVLNSRNITALDKIKPQAPEILSVTQTDDGNFKVTWRTNYSENSVFGKSLKTQLRYKKKGEADEVASSNNCTGTFCIIPGSELEPSSEYVIKARSYSTKYGTEFSDWSNDMEWITPESTERVLKIIIPILFVLLIISICAFYWCCNKLKAKWWDRIPNPSNDIKKMLPGNPKVFIPKQYDPSSKSIDILRISAAEEKLWDTPLIEGSGQDDPYNPVTSCMSTKDSGISSFDDSQKCLSDSKGSCCSSESGYKSVLYSKVSVAPFHISQDIPKSEIPSCPAQPKPCCDSCCVSCRDSSSKGEIWSPLEHIQRNLEALPLFSKAPITVTELEYQPCDGGKTSTSPAEGISLASSFQMDIQDTILPSRLSNTCRADDGYESFSETISKTTMGQHDFPACTLSPSEEGYQALQSTTCNNTNWLSVADDKEALSVEGREEFSGDQWEAPQCPKCRIPDSISYATQFMQKLNQESPSHSALTAPSMIQTFIDSAYHKV, via the exons ATGAAATACgtcattctgttgtttttcgTTGGATTCGTTTTGCTGATGTCTGAAG cacatttGAATGGTCCGAGTGTAAATTGCTTCAATGACTACAAAACAACAATGATTTGTGACTTCACATCTAATAAGCCTCTCAACTGCAGTGGATATAGTCTAGACATTTTGTCAGGACTTCAGGA GCATTTCACATGCGTGTTTGTGAACACCGAAAGAGACTCAAATAAACTATTCAAATGTGGATGCACAGTTGAAATGCTAGAGTTTGTAAGTGGAGACAAATACAGTGCAAGCCTGTTGAAAGAAGGGAAAGTTTTAAATTCAAGGAATATAACCGCATTAGACAAGA TCAAGCCCCAAGCTCCTGAGATTTTATCAGTGACGCAGACAGATGATGGAAACTTCAAAGTCACATGGAGAACAAATTATTCTGAGAATTCAGTCTTTGGTAAAAGTCTGAAAACTCAACTGAGGtacaaaaagaaaggagaagcaGATGAG GTTGCCAGTAGTAACAATTGTACTGGGACTTTCTGTATAATACCTGGCAGTGAACTGGAACCAAGCAGTGAATATGTCATAAAAGCAAGATCATATTCCACCAAGTATGGAACTGAGTTCAGTGACTGGAGCAATGACATGGAGTGGATTACCC cTGAATCAACTGAAAGAGTGTTGAAAATCATCATCCCCATCCTCTTTGTGCTTCTTATCATCAGCATCTGTGCTTTCTACTGGTGCTGCAATAA ACTCAAGGCCAAGTGGTGGGATAGAATTCCCAATCCCTCAAATGATATAAAAAAGATGCTTCCAGGAAATCCCAAG GTATTTATCCCTAAACAGTATGATCCATCTTCCAAGAGCATTGATATTCTGAGGATTTCTGCAGCTGAGGAGAAGTTATG GGATACTCCTCTGATAGAAGGAAGTGGCCAAGATGATCCATATAATCCTGTCACCAGCTGCATGTCAACAAAGGACAGTGGTATCAGCTCATTTGATGACAGCCAGAAATGCCTGAGTGATTCCAAGGGTTCCTGCTGCTCCTCGGAGTCTGGTTATAAAAGTGTACTTTACTCCAAGGTGTCTGTCGCTCCATTCCACATCTCTCAAGACATACCCAAGAGTGAGATCCCTTCATGTCCAGCTCAACCCAAGCCCTGTTGTGACTCTTGCTGTGTCTCTTGCCGTGACTCCAGCAGCAAAGGTGAGATATGGAGCCCTCTTGAACACATACAGAGAAATCTTGAAGCCCTCCCTTTGTTCTCAAAGGCTCCCATTACAGTCACAGAGCTTGAGTATCAGCCATGTGATGGTGGAAAAACCAGCACttctccagcagagggcatCAGTCTGGCCTCCTCCTTCCAGATGGACATCCAGGACACAATACTTCCATCAAGATTATCAAATACTTGTAGAGCTGATGATGGATATGAGAGCTTCAGTGAGACCATCAGCAAAACGACCATGGGACAGCAtgatttcccagcatgcaccctGAGCCCCAGTGAAGAGGGTTACCAGGCTCTTCAAAGCACAACATGCAACAACACAAACTGGCTGTCTGTAGCAGATGATAAGGAGGCGCTGTCGGTGGAGGGTCGAGAGGAGTTCAGTGGGGACCAATGGGAGGCCCCACAATGCCCCAAATGTCGAATTCCTGACTCCATCTCCTATGCCACCCAGTTCATGCAGAAGCTGAACCAGGAAAGTCCCTCTCACTCGGCTTTGACTGCTCCTTCCATGATTCAAACTTTCATTGACAGTGCTTACCACAAAGTGTAA